TCTCGTTTTTGTCGAGCCTGATTATCTtgttagaaaaatattattttctatttaatatctcaaaaataagtTACCATATTCTTTATTCTTTACTAGCCATTAATCACCTCACTTCTATTAGccaatattaaaaataataaaatataattattcTTGAATTCCTTTCCTAACGTTGCAAAACGGTTTTATAGATTAAATCTGGTCATTTGACCAATTGCCTTTATGATCTTTTATGGCATTTATTATTCTTAAATCTTTGTACAGCAGAAGATTAGAAGTTAGctctatatatataacattatgGGTTCATCTGTGGTAGAAGAAAAAACATAGAAAAATATACTTCTTCTCATTTTGTATTGTTGAGTTTTCTATGAGAGACATAAACATATTTTTCCTTATAGTTTATAGTGTGTTGGGTTTTTTACCTtgtgaaatctttgttagattcttgctcctagttttgtactagaagagcttgttgaatcctggggatacacccataccgggtgaaatatccttaaggaaagtgtcttaattgacatgcctcaagctatCAAGAATTTCTTGCAAGGTTtttgatcaagtattttccgacaaggttcgtgatcaagtattaaGAGTTtctacaagtgttcgtgatcaagtattttccgtaatatttccaacaatcttaaggatatttcacacTCTATTAATTCTTACGGAAAATAGAAAGAGAATAACTTAGTGCAATCTGTCTAAGTTCCAAGTATGTTTCTGAATTATATTatgatgaaaatatatgtataactatcCAAAAGGAAAGTAGTAGTGATTTTGATATGATtaatttatacttttatttgagaCTTTTAAGTTGTGATTGGATAGTAAAAATTATAATGGGTTATTTATAATAATGATGTTTTACACGTTTGAGATTTTGTGCTAACAATTTTTGTATTGGATAATGTATAGGCTCTGAAAATAATCATTGCTTCTTTCGTGGTCATTTGAGTCAACAAAATGTTCAATATTTGAATTATAATTGGTTTCTTTACTCACAAATTCAAGACTTTTATTTGGAGATAAAGGCTCTAAACTATGTTAAATTTTTGGTTAAAGAGTTTAAGTTGTCTTCAATTCTAAACAAATTTGAGTGTGTGGATCTGTGTATCACCGTATGTGATTATTGATTCTTTGAGGTGGAAGAATGATTAATTTATTATGGCTTATTGGAGTATTATAAATATGTATAGAGCTCTCCTCTTGTTATATATATTTGAAATGTTTAGACATGGTTTATTGAAGTATTTTACATAATATAAATTACGAGACTCACTAATCGTGAAGGGTGTTGTCCTTCAATTATTTATTTACACAACTATGTCTCCATGATGTATACTTGGTGAGTAAAATGTTTTAGctcaaagaaagagaaaaaaattgaGATTGTCAATTATTCTGGATGATTTCATTTGAATGATCTTTCATAGAAATAATATTGTTTGGGTCTATGGGAAAATATTGTCATCGTGTTACTAATATAGAAGAGAATTTGGAGAAATGATAATCCCGCTAAGTAAAAATAAATTTGACTAAGCGGATGATATAATTATTGTGGTCATTTCTCTATCGAATCTTGTGGGTGAGACATTAGATGTTAGACGATTTTGGTACTACTAAGCATCTTTGTGCTAACAAATAATTTTGTGGTTTAAACCCAAGTGGAAGAAGAAGAGTGATGTATTTATCTTGGTGATTCAAGAACTTGGGTAGTACTTTTTGaaaaggaattttttttcttaaactcacatttaaaaaagaaataaataaataaataaatatatatatatatatatatatatatatatatatatatggagtgaAGGTTATTTGAGTATAATATGGTTGTGTTAatcaaaataatattttgtgaGCAATAGATATTTTAACCATAGTTTATTTGTGATtactatttttttaaataaatgacGAAGATATTAGTATCGACacctattttttttatattgattTCTTATAATGTTTATTCTTGATAACGTGGTGTGAGTAAATTTTAAATAATTACTTGAGTGAAATTATATTATTAACTTGTTATTTATATGATGAATGTCTTATGAGAAATTACTAATACTTCTTATTATTATGAAAGTATTATGCCTTATCATAAAATATTTGAAAATGTGGGGGTTACGATGTCTTATGAGTTATGAAAATATTATTCCCTTAtcttaaaattttgaaaatgtGGGGGTTATGTGTCTTACTAGAATTATGTTGAGAGAATTTTTTAAAAGATAATATTTTGCTTGGTATTATTATTCAAAGGGTTTTTGAAAACAATGTTTTGGAAAGAAGCCATTGATGATGAGATCAAttctatttttggaaaataatattTGAGAGATAACATGAATCATGGTATTAAATGGATTTTCCGTTGCATTAGAGAAATAGAATGATGATATGGATCTTTGATTCAGATGAGACAAAATTCACTAGAAACTATGTGTTCACATTTCGTGGAGGTGAAATAACCAAACAAAGTATAATTACTATATAGATAATGATATCTGAACTGAGGCTTTGGAGTTTGTTGGTTATGAGGCTGAGTGGTTAAGAAACTACTTAGCATGTATTAAATTGGAACAAAGTCAATATTATTTGTGTCGACATAATTAATGTGATAAAGCAGCTACTAAAAGATGAAACTATAAATTATGTGAAGTCTGAGGTGAATTTGGCCGATTCACAAGACTAAAAGAAACATCGAGGGGAGTGAAACTTTTGTCAATTGAGAAGATTAACAATGATGGTGACCCAACCTATatgattggagatcccatgaattaggttcatataggtaataacaagtcattagttgatcaacAGTGCAGTATTAAATTATGTCTCTtcctatggtgtgtgaatatagtgcaATACTGCAAGGCAAAATGAGGTTGAGTTAAACTCTTAATCCAATTCATATACTTCATAGGTGGTATATTGCTCTGCATAATACACTTGATGATTGGAActatatgagtgtggagtggtaccgctcctatgaaattgtgacggatttctagagcactcatgaataccaggacacgcacatggcctcttagcgcaaaactgcgataacgacaaagattgtgcgagtataatgtgatagaataagacCCTAGGCTTACAAAAGAATTCTGGTTCATAGAAATTCTAAACTTCACCAATTGTTCTGTAAGTTAATTCTTGTTTTATCTAGGTCTAGTTCATAGTTTACGAAACACCAGATTCGACGCATTGTACTCTTATGTGAAGACCCTTCGACGCATTGTACTCTTATGTGAAGACCCAGcaaaactttttattttattatttttgagatatatgggggattgttagaaaaatattattttctatttaatatctcaaaaataagtTACCGTATTCTTTATTCTTTACTAGCCATTAATCACCTCACTTTAATTAGCcattattaaaaataataaaatataattattcTTGAATTCCTTTCCTAACGTTGCAAAACGGTTTTATAAATTAAATCTGGTCATTTGACCAATTGCCTTTATGATCTTTTATGGCATTTATTATTCTTGAATCTTTGTACAGCAGAAGATTAGAAGTTAGCTCTATATATTAACATTATGGGTTCATCTGTGGTAGAAGAAAAAACATAGAAAAATATACTTCTTCTCATTTTGTATTGTTGAGTTTTCTATGAGAGACATAAACATATTTTTCCTTATAGATTATAGTGTACTGGGATTTTTACCTtgtgaaatctttgttagattgtggttcctagttttgtactagaagagcttgttgagtCCTGGGGATACACCCAtatcgggtgaaatatccttaagtacatgtcttaattgacatgcctcaagctttcaAGAATTTCTTGCAAGGTttgtgatcaagtattttccgacaaggttcgtgatcaagtattaaGAGTTTCCTACAAGTATTCGTGATCAAATATTTTCCATAAGATTTTCAACAATTCTATGGCATGGACGTCTTTGATTGGATTTAGATCATATAAGTACATCATGTTAGAATTGAGAAATTATATGGCTCGGAACCTTGTGGAGCTTGGAGCCCGGGAAGCTCTAAAGGTAAGCCCAAGTCGAAAACACAGTGGGGGTTCTCAAGCTTAAGAGAGGAGACAGTTTTGCCGTTGTTAGATTGTATGGCAACGTGAGCTAACGTCAACAGAAAAGAGGAGAAGACGGAAGGCTTTATTCAAAATCTATTGTCCTAGATTTACAATTGTGTGAATCTGGTTTTGGTGCAACATCAAGAGCTGATAAAATTGGTGTGTTTCTGGAAAGGGTGGGGGGATTTATCATCGATTAACTATAGAGCTCGAAAAAGTTTGTCATTTCGGGTTTATCAAAATTTCTCCTCCAGTATATATCTCTGTTAGTTCTGAGGGATCTGAATTGTTCTACATCAAATGTCTTCCAATAACTATTTACAATTCCAATCTACTAAAGTTCTCTAAACAGACTAGCATAGCTGTTATAATCTATCAAGATTTAGGCTTCAATCATTCTTCTTCGAGGAGATTTTACTCTGTATACATGTTCTTCCCCAGTGCATTTATCTACTTTAACGATCCAGTGTCCTCTATTTTCCGTTCCCCGATCAGTACCCTTTTTCGCCTTTGCAGCTACTTTGGTCAGCAACAGCCCTTCTCCTATAGGCAACAATTGTGTCCGCAAAGGGCTGCTCCTCCACGACTCCTTACGAAAAGCATTGTACCCCAAAACAATGGCACTTTTATCCCTACTGCTTTTTCGCAACGATCCAAGAATTTCCTCATGATTTTGAATATTACAATCCACAGCTATGAAATCAGCATCTTTGTAGTAATTTGGCAGCAGCATCTGTAGAGTATGAGTGTTCGCAACAACAAACTCAAGGTGACTAGAATTCGTGCGTAGAGCCATTTTGGAGAGATGTAATTCTTCTATGCCCCGGAGGATGCAAATGACTCGTCCTCCGGTTTGTTGAGCTGCAGCCACCAGGGCAAGGGTGGTAGAATCTGCAACATTGGCGCATGCAACCACCATTATTTGTGCATTATTTCCTGCTGCGAGCACAGAAATAAACTCCGCCCCATTTGGTTCTGTAGCTCTCTTTCCCTGAATCAGATGAAAATAATATTAACAACAAATTCAAGAGAAAAAAAGAATCATTTCTTAGAAAAATCTGAAACATATACAATTAAACCTCTTTATAATAGCCATTCTTGTAACAATATTTCActataacaatcatgttttcggtGAACTGATcgttcatgttatgttatattatatgttcactataacaacatttcattaTAACAACTAAAAAATATCAGGACAAACAATAcggttatagagaggtttgactgtatcaGATTTCAGATATGGAAATTTCATCATAGTACTTACCATGTTCATGGTTTTGAGAAAAGCTTTGGTGGCATTTTCAGCAGACCAACAACCCATTTTTCTTTTCCAACTCTTGAAAGAAGCAGTGAGCTAGAGATGTATTCAAGCCTGCTTAGGTTAGTTTGGCGAGGCATCTTTATTTAAATACAGGACAGACAGAACCTATGTCCAATTGGCCTTACAAattatataatattataaatatGATTACGAAATGGTACGGCTTTTTATTTGTTATTCTTGAAATAATTCTCGATCCAGAAATGGAATATTTTAATATGGGAAAATGGTGCTACGTCGCAAGACTTTGAACTTCAATTATTTAATTTGGCTGCATAATTTCAGTCACAAGTTGTTGGCTATAGTAACGTGAAGACCAAGTTATAAATGACCTAAGGTGACCTTCCGCGAGACTCAGGGGCGAAGTGAGAAGCCTGGATACGGGTTCGGTCAAACTCAGTAGCTTTTATTTAAACAGTGTCTTTGTATTAAGAAAAATTCACTAAATATGTACAACTTGGTGCATTGAGCTGTCCTTTTTTCATTTACAAATATTAGATTTAGACCCCACTTATTATCACTTGAAGTTGTCTTGCTAAAAGTTAGAACTcataaaattcaaatcttaaCTTGCCTTTGCAGAGACTAACTGCATTAATTAGAACTCATTAAATTCAAATCTTGACTTGCCTTTGCGGAGACTAACTGCATTAACAAATGCAAAAACACAAAAGAATGACGAGGATTCTCCTTTAATCTACTACATCTCAGATGCAAAAGCTAGCTGCGGAAAAATTCTGCTCAATCTTAGCTGTTGTGTACATTGAGGGGGTGACAGTTGAAACTTGCTTCACTAAGCTGTATTAGCATGTTTTAAGGGACAAACAGTGTGCTAAATGCTTAACCAAAACCAGGTTCCTTTGTTTCAATAGCTGTCTGGTGTGAAGATTCAAGATTGTATTTTTATGTTGCTGGGTTTACGGATAACTATGCTGGGATTGTAGTACTATCCAATTAAAGTAAGGAGCTTACAATTGTTGCCTTGTATATGGGGCTTTTCGTTCTTTCGAAAACAGAAACAAGTGTTTATTTTGGAGAGTAGTGTTTGGCCAATTCTTTTGGAAAAATTAAGAGCTTGATTGAGCTAGCGATTAAAAATAGTTTGATAAGTATCAAATACCTAAAATACTTTTAAGTGTTGAAAGTGATTTTATAAATAAACGGTTATATGTTTGGGTAAAAATGTTGAAAGTTAAAACTGATAAATATAATGATGCATTTTGTTAAAATGACTAATAAGTCCTTGAAGTCCGTTACAAAGATCATAATAAAAAATAATCTATACAAGGAGCAGAAAAACCGGAAATGGAATGCAGAGAGAGTTAGAAAATTTATTTTGGaatactctctctgtctcaatttatgtgacacattttcctttttagtttgtcccgaaaagaatgtcacattatatatttagaaacaatttaatttatGAGAatatttacagccacacaaatatttaagacttattttggaccac
The nucleotide sequence above comes from Lycium barbarum isolate Lr01 chromosome 3, ASM1917538v2, whole genome shotgun sequence. Encoded proteins:
- the LOC132633993 gene encoding uncharacterized protein LOC132633993, with amino-acid sequence MVVACANVADSTTLALVAAAQQTGGRVICILRGIEELHLSKMALRTNSSHLEFVVANTHTLQMLLPNYYKDADFIAVDCNIQNHEEILGSLRKSSRDKSAIVLGYNAFRKESWRSSPLRTQLLPIGEGLLLTKVAAKAKKGTDRGTENRGHWIVKVDKCTGEEHVYRVKSPRRRMIEA